Proteins encoded in a region of the Planococcus shixiaomingii genome:
- the purQ gene encoding phosphoribosylformylglycinamidine synthase subunit PurQ → MKFAVIVFPGSNCDLDMYHAIKDELGEEAEYVWHDSTDLSQYDGILLPGGFSYGDYLRCGAIAQSSAVMDEVRKAAEAGKPVLGICNGFQILTEAGLLPGVLLRNKNLKFMCKTVGLKVENANTLFTNEYEVGQEIQIPIAHGEGNYYCDDETYEQLQKNNQIVFSYADDFNGSRNQIAGIINERGNVLGMMPHPERAVSELINGNDGLALFKSIVKQWREANVTHA, encoded by the coding sequence ATGAAGTTCGCCGTGATTGTTTTCCCAGGCTCAAATTGTGATTTGGATATGTACCATGCGATCAAGGATGAGTTAGGCGAAGAAGCGGAGTATGTTTGGCACGATTCAACTGACTTAAGCCAATATGATGGAATTCTTCTGCCAGGCGGATTCTCATATGGCGATTACTTGCGCTGCGGCGCAATCGCTCAATCGTCAGCAGTTATGGATGAAGTGAGAAAAGCGGCTGAAGCAGGCAAGCCGGTTCTTGGCATCTGCAACGGGTTTCAGATATTGACGGAAGCGGGACTTCTTCCAGGCGTACTGCTCCGCAATAAAAACTTGAAGTTTATGTGCAAAACAGTCGGCTTAAAAGTGGAGAACGCCAATACATTGTTTACGAACGAGTATGAAGTCGGCCAAGAAATCCAAATTCCAATCGCGCACGGTGAAGGCAATTACTATTGCGACGATGAAACATATGAGCAACTTCAAAAAAACAATCAAATTGTTTTTTCATACGCAGATGATTTTAACGGCAGCCGCAATCAAATTGCAGGCATCATTAACGAACGGGGCAACGTGCTTGGCATGATGCCGCACCCGGAACGTGCCGTTTCTGAATTGATCAACGGCAACGACGGACTTGCATTATTCAAATCAATCGTTAAACAGTGGAGGGAAGCAAATGTCACTCATGCTTGA